ACAGAAACAGCAGAGTAATAGCACCTTGTCGTGATTCGGGAGCTCTCTGTTACATTATGCCATGCGTAGTGGGACATGACGATGCCGCAAAAGAAAACAGTCAAAATCCCACTCAGACTTAACAACTGCCAAAATGAATGTTTGCTCAGGTGCATTGTGGACAAGCATATGAACTGTCAGAAGTTAAGCTCTCATGGAATTACCTCTGCTAACATATACGATAAATAAGCCATGAGAGCCATTAAAGCGACCTCCCGGTCAGTCGAGTGCCTGCAAAATCAGGGGAGGAATTTAGAACATAAAAGCGCAGAAGATGGACGGAAACCAACTAATGTGCTAGTATTCTGCTACTTGCCTGCCAAAATACAGCGCTTTGAGAACATAAGCAGTGAACAGTCCGATCTGATATCATTCGGGAAACAAAAGTATGAAAACTAAATTGGTGCCATGGTTCCGGAAAAATTATGTAACACCATGATTATAAATATCACAAAATTAGATTGTTAAAAAATAGTGTCCTTACTGTGGCGCCAAGGATAGTACTAGTTGCAAAAAGATAGAGGAAATCTCCGATAACTTTTAGCACCGCCCCGCTTTTGATCTTAGTGATATCCATATTCTTTATAGCATTGAATAGGACTACAGATGTTGCATCATTGACAACTCCTTCTCCGAAGACCAAGCTGTACAACCTTGGTGTTTCATCTTGGCTTATGACCTGAGTTTGAGCTCAAGAGATTGAACGTATGTTTAGAAAAATTTATAGTGGAGAAAACACTCGAGAGGTTACATAGAACTCGAACATCCAACGGACCTGCAGCGTGCACACAGTATCTGTCGAAGAAAATATGACTCCTAGTGCTGCAATTCAAAAATCAGACCCAAACTGATTAATTTGAAGCAAAAGGAAGTGGCCCAAAAAAATCACAAATGCAGAAGTAAGGACCTAGATAATCCACCGCGTCAAGTTTGCCAAAACCAACTTTTGGGAGGAGCCAGTAGAAACCTGATATCAAGAAAAGTGGTATTTAGGAACAGATTGTTAGTATGATGCACAAAATATCTCCCTTGAAAAATGGTTACCAGTGCATAAAAGAGTATAAGTGAAGACGGTTAAAAAAAAAGGATTGGACCAACAGCACAGCTCGTGAACATTGCCGCAATCCTGAGACCCTGGATCACATTGTCACTCGATGCAAATTCTCCAAGCATCCAACGAAAGATCGCCACTTGAGCGAAAAGACAAAACCGAATCTTTCGCTGCTTGGTGCACCATTCAGGGTGCGAGAGCGGCGGAAGGGGGCGATGAATTTGATaatcccaactccaaaacaatGAACAAAAAGTTTGTTCCACGCGATTGTCGCCTACACATGCCAGAATGTGTTGAAGGAGACAAAACCAACCCATATTCATGCCTGATTTCCGAATGCCGATGGATGCGAAACCAAGTTCACAATATCTACACAGACCTCACTAGTATGGAATTGCCCTTTTGTGAGCAGAATCTTCCATGTCATGGTCATGTAGTATGTTCTTCACTCATGTAAAGTTGGTTGACTTGCACTCAGTTTAGCAGCTAAGTCTTGCAAATTTATAAGTATTTCTCTTGCAATGTGTGAAGTACACATGCCCACGCAAGACATGCAAGAAAAGTCGAATAATCAGCAAAGAGGTAGTACCTGCGGAAACTATTGCGACCGAGATGAAAACACCGAATACCCCAAAGGACATGATGGTGAGGAAATTATGGAAGAACTGCTTCTTCTTGACCTGAAACCTGCAAAGAAGAGCCATGGACAGTTGGACACAAGACTCAGTAAAGTACTGAAGAGCTGGTAAATTATTTAGTACCTCCATACAGAGCAGAGTTAACAAAGCTGGTAAAGATATATACATACCCGGCGTTGAAGATTATTGGCGGAAGAACGTAGATGAAGAAGAGCTGCTCGTCGAACCTCAGGATGTGCGAGTTCCTGCCTTTGCTCAGCAGGAAGATGAGAGCCCCAACAATGCACCCCTGCCATGAAACACAGAAGCAGAGAGAAATCAGGACGTCTCGCCACGATGATGGATGTTCCCTGAAATGTGCGTGTGTGTTGGGGATGAGACGAGACGCCGTGTCGTACGATGATGAGCGCGGTGATGGACTCGTTGACCCATTTGTTCTCCTCGAGGAGGTGGCCGGCGACGAGGCAGAGGCAGAGCACCGCCGTGAACACGCAGATGGACACCACGGTGCCGCTGCTCCCCCCCGTCGACGCCGCCACCACCAGCTCGTCCCACAGCGAGGAAGCCGCCATGTGCCGCGCGCATAGGTGTAGCTCTCGCTCCGGGTTGGCTTCAGATCACCGCCGCCGCCTGCTCCGCCCTCTTCTTCGCTAGCTGCCTCTGTACGTACGCGCGACGAGCAGAGAGCTCTAACCCTGTCTACCTTCTCTGTTTCTCGTACTATTCCTACGTTTGGGTGCGGCTGTGAGTGTGGTGACGCGTGATtttggcgcgaggcggcggcgatcGGTTTGGAGTTCGAGGAGGGGGCGGCACGCGTGGCCGGGAGTGCCTGCGTGGCGGGTGAGCTGGTACGGTCACATGGTGCCACGCCTGGACTCTGGATGGCGTTGAAGGGCCCTGACACGACCTGTTTTTTCTGCAGGAAGGGATTAAagaacttattttgtgtgtgtggtgGGACTAAACAACCTTGATACGACTGGTGCGTTCTGCTTGGGGCCCACAAAGCTCTGACATAGTAAAAGGGTTCGGTGCATTTTTTTATCCAACTAATAAATGTTACACTCATAGTATGATGCAACATGGTTCAAACGTCTCATTGTCATTCATTCTGCCGTATCAAACAGATGACACCGACGAAATCCTTTTACTTTTTCGGCCTtaaaaatattttattttttaaataaaAATCGTTTTCATCACTGAATCCGTCTTGATATACTAGATCACATATTGATATGTTTCAACGTTTTTTTAgtcaaaagttgccatgatgttacaCTGAAGTTATCATAGTATTTATAGTAAAGTTGTCATGATATgtttcatttattatttttaaaagtgTCGATTGGGCTCCGCGATCGAGCCCCGGAAGAGGGCAAGGTAGCATGATTTGACATAATAGGCATCAAACGTTGTCGAAGCACATCTAGCTCGTCAATCAATAGGATGGGGCGAAGAGGCCGCCATAATACCACATCTTGCACTAGGGTGGCAGGTCCAAGAGGACAATGAATATCCTCCACCCATGCGCGAACCATTAGCTACTGGCATATAATGTGGTCCCTATGTCTACGCTAAGAACATGTTCGTAGACTAGTGGTGCCTACTCTGTGACACACTTCCTATGATTCCAAGGGCCAGTCTAGAAGTCTTATCCCTGAAGATTTGAAGAGCATCCACATCAACGGAAAGGTGCACGTTACACCATTGACGGGAGGGGGCAGTCCATCTTGCTTTAAGTTCTAAACTTAGTAAAATACTcgtatttttagaatttatttagacTTTTCAAGGATATTCATTTAGCGAGGATGATACCTCGTCGATATTAGGTGACTATTGTGACTTAGTCAATGATAAGATTTGCCTGCTCGGTCTCTTAAAGTTAAGTGGAAACAACATCTCATTGACTGTGATATGACTAtggtgacttcatcaatgactTGCCTGCTCCGTCTCTCAAAGTTTGGCGCTTCATTGACCTGTACTATGGTGACTTT
This portion of the Triticum dicoccoides isolate Atlit2015 ecotype Zavitan chromosome 7A, WEW_v2.0, whole genome shotgun sequence genome encodes:
- the LOC119330347 gene encoding sodium/hydrogen exchanger 4-like, translated to MAASSLWDELVVAASTGGSSGTVVSICVFTAVLCLCLVAGHLLEENKWVNESITALIIGCIVGALIFLLSKGRNSHILRFDEQLFFIYVLPPIIFNAGFQVKKKQFFHNFLTIMSFGVFGVFISVAIVSAGFYWLLPKVGFGKLDAVDYLALGVIFSSTDTVCTLQVISQDETPRLYSLVFGEGVVNDATSVVLFNAIKNMDITKIKSGAVLKVIGDFLYLFATSTILGATIGLFTAYVLKALYFGRHSTDREVALMALMAYLSYMLAELLSLSGILTVFFCGIVMSHYAWHNVTESSRITTRHIFATLSFIAETFIFLYVGMDALDMDKWKTTQASFKTSVGIFGVIISLILLGRAAFVFPLSILSNFMSGNSEKAPITFKHQVVIWWAGLMRGAVSIALAYNQFTFSGVTLDPVHATIITSTIVVVFFTTLVFGFLTRPLISAMLPQHRHREPAGGRSTGSNSPKDEFILPFLGDEDASGSGSGFVQAKRSISMMLERPIHTVHIYWRKFDDRFMRPIFGGPRSY